The following nucleotide sequence is from Carassius gibelio isolate Cgi1373 ecotype wild population from Czech Republic chromosome A24, carGib1.2-hapl.c, whole genome shotgun sequence.
agtggggcggggccgagaggcgtgggaacgaggagtgaggccaggtgtagtgattggagatgagctacacctgagccccaccgctagtatcgagtcccacgtaggagatggaaggatataaaactggagcgacgaccgtgaaggacgagagaggaccaggcctgggatattattttatgttttggcttttatttgtgccgtttgtttatttctgattattaaaattatgttttgattgtgcgctggttcccgcctccttcttcccgatgaatatggagatttgcatatcgttacactcagatattggtgtgtgatatctgagctttaattatttgactacaaatctcacctcataatacctcccagtgattatttccaggataaactgagatgctcccaagctggcttcttaaaactgactaaatatttaaaaagagccaaaagagccattcttttgaacggctctttgaaaggaacggatcgcgaagatccggatcccctcaaagagccataaatcccatcactaatgttgattctcccacaccgtcGTCCCCCATAGGGCTGTGGTGCGATGGGCTCAGTGAGAGaagtgagctgatggatctgctgggttgTCCACCTGTGCCACCAGTGCTGGGATAGCGTATCCATTGTTCGAGATGCTTTCCTGCTTCTGATCCATACGTTTGACACTGTGGTGCATAAAGTCTGTTAgagtgttggtgctcgctgcttccatgagGGTGAGAACGTtctgtgacgactgggtgaaggaggagctggaaacaagtgcgagttaaacaatttaatgagaataaaacaaacaaacaagagtacAACACAGTGACATCCAACGCAGAACAACACAGAAGCATAAAGACAATTACCAACATGAAacaacgttctcacaaacacaagacgtgagacaagccaatatatagggagtgtgtaatgagtgacaactgctgctgatgacaattaacggagacgcccacaaactaatcagtgcagacgcgaaacacacagaaacacacacactgccttttttaattttactttattttcgtaAAGTAACATAAGCTTCTGTAATGATGTTTTAATATCAGCTACATTACTGCTTTCTTTCAATTCACCAAAAAGTGTCTTAATATCTTTTGAAAAAGACCATGACTAGGACTTTAATCTAGCattcaaaaaatgaaataattaagtttATGTATTTTCCACTGTATGTATCTGCACAGAATTGAAATGAAAGGTATGGGTAGGCATATGCTAATTAGACGAACTAGCTAGCTTGCTGGCTAACATGtacaaaatgaaatgcaaaatataGCCTTTATTTTGTTGTCTTTGTTGTCTGTTAGACTAAGGCATTTCATATTGCTCATATTTCTCTTTGTTGTAATAAGTATTTGTCACTGTAGGCAAAGTTGTGGGAGTAGCTCATGTCTGGTCTCTTCAATAGGCTATTTTATCAGATTCACCCATAAAATACAAGGTGCTTCAAcatctccatttatttattatcaccaTTTATTTACTACTTATCAGAATTTATGTTATGCTATATTAtagtaaagttttgaaaaaaaaaaaaaaaaaactgtagttatcataagacatttttaattatgaaataatgtGGACTAATGAAACTTGAACAGTAAGACCAGGGACATGTATTAAgacaatttagattttatgttgaatttaaagtcattttggtTTGTTTAAGTAGCCGATGCATCAGTGGTCTTAGACtttatactgacacctattgGCTTGTATGCAGCATTAGGCCTATATAAAAGGAGCATTACAATATTTCTATTGTAGAAATATCCAATTTGAATGCGTAATTGTCacccaatatttatttattccacagTCAAAAGTGTATATTTAGTGGAGCCCAGTTGGTTACTTAATTGTTAACTgaaacttaacttaaaataaaggacaattaaaaattaaattaggaAACACAATATATGATAACGGCAGTATTCTCTATATGAGTTTTAGCGGCTGAAAATGTGTCTTACACAGTGTacaatgtcaaaaaataaaaagaagaaatataaatgcacacatacatacataaaagtgtaataaaaaaaaaacttccaaagaGACAACTCCATGCAAACAGCTTATGAATCAGGGATAGGCGACGTCGGTCCTAGAGTgccctaaaaaaaaattataacaataataataaactctgCAGGACGTCAAACAGAATGAAGTGTTTGAAAACCATTGCGTTTATTaacccataaaacatggaaacgtgtgtgtgtgtgtggtttaagaattaaaaatgttgtaattGCTGCAGAAAGATGAGTTTCACTACACAGAGATCTACCACAACATAAGttaaattacactttattttctttttcagaaattCTTAGCACTGGAAACCAACCAACAGTTCCCCAGTCAGTGTGATGCCACAAGTCTCCTCATCATTTTACCCATCACAGCTACTCAAAGAAATATTATACCCTTGTGCTCTCAGCAGAACTATAATCGTCCGGCAAGTGCTGATGCCCCTCAAAATACCTTCACAGTGTTTTCTAAAACCATCTCAAATGGTCTCATTCTTCCCCTCATTCTAAGCAAATTTTCACCATAAATAATGTAATGTTATTGAAATTTCTACACAAGTACTAAACAGTAGTtttaaaacagagaaagagaaggacAGCACAGCGTTTATGTCAAACTGCACAATCTTTGTTGTGCTCATGGCAAAAAATAAGAGTTCCTCAATCTTAGAAAAATGGGATTCCGCACCAATTGAACAGTCATCTGAACCCATTTTTAAAACCCCTTCTCCGTTTTGGAATCAGGATTTGATATTCAGAAGACCTAGACAAGTACGGGAATCCACACCTGATGTTGTCACAGGTGGATTTAACTTTTATTCTTACAGCTGTGATCTAGGCTCTGTCACGACCCCAGACCTCTCTTGTGTTATAGGAGGAAATCCAATCCACCCTTCACAGAGTCTGAACTCTCCTAGTAGGAGATATCTACCACCTTCATCAAAATTACTTGTCACTAACCCAAACATGCTGCACAGTCTTGGAAGAAGTACTTCATACTGGAATTATTCAACTCCAGAAGTAGGACATGGACCTGTCAAAGGTTTCAGAAAGCTGGAAAATCCACAAATCGACCCATTGTCAGCTTCATATTTTTATAGAGGGGTTGTTAGGGATACGCTAAGAAGCGATATTCCAACTCAGGAAGTCAAATCATGCatgcagagagagagaccgagataTTCACACTGGTACCACGAACCGCAAAATCAGAGAATCTGCTCCAAAAGAGATCATGAGAGACATTACGTGAAAAACAACCCACTTCTAGGTTCTTTATTACATACAGATTCTAATAGAgaatattttaaacacaatatggaGTACAACCATCACCAGCAGCTAGATTTGAATTACTCTACTCATGCTGTGCCTGAAGAATCAAAGCAGGAAAGTGAAAAGCTAAAGAGCGAGGAGCTCCCCCTGCTGGTCTGGAgagaagaagcagaaaaacacaATCAACAAACGAACACTAGCACACACCCTAAATCCTCCTCTTCTGCCCTGAGGGTTCTCCGTCGCTTTGCAGAAGGCTCTTTGGTGGAGCTTGAGGGCGGTCGACTGAAGCGGGTGGAGGATTTAAAGATGGATGATTTGGAGAGGTGTGCTCAATTACATCCTGAGCTGACGCTGAGGCGTTTCACTGTGTTGAAGATGACACCTTCAAACACGCCAACGCTGTCATGTTTACATCTGGAGATTGAGCACGACCATTCACAGGTAAGCACACACATGGTCAGAAGATGCCCCATggattttaaaggaataattaagTCTTACGATTCAGTCCgtctgcaaaacacaaaagaatatgtgTCCTGTCTAAGCTCTTTTTCGTGTTTTGAACACAgctctgtcatgacaactctgaGAATTTAGCATGGTAATATACATGCCAATGTTCATGTATTTGGTTTTGGTGGAATAGATTAGATATACCCCCATATATAACATTTATGAAATTACCCCGTGGCAGATTTGTAAATGTGGAGCTGGGGAAGTTGGAGGGTTTCTAAAGCACTCTGCAAACTATTTAGCAAACACTggccaagtatttgaatgttgagcagcagtTGCAACTAAAACCAGACAGCTGCAACATGTTgataataatgtgtttatatCAGATTGAGTTAAAACCCTATCAGCCTGCTCCATCTAGAGTTTCATTACAgaactttttaataaatggaAGGACATAAGGAATAAATTATGACACAGTTGTTATTTTCAGGAGAACTGTGCCTATAAAGTATTTACATTTTCTCTGAAGTTGTCTCTGGAGGTGAGTGAAGGGCTGCCTTTCTTCGTTTGTGGGCACGGCTGGTCTTCTTGTAACCCTCGACACACAAGTCAAACCTGCAGACTACAATGCCGTCAACTAAAGGTGGGTGATGTGTGCCTGGCACTAACGCAGATGCCCACCTCTTCATCTCAGCCTGCCAACCAGAGCCTAGCTGAAGTGGGTGGAGATCACACAGTCCCAAAGTTTAATGCCGAAACCAACCCCACACTGCAGAAAGAAACTAAATCAAGAAAGAGACACTTCACAGCTCCTGAACTCAGGGAAATTTCCAAGGTACGCCACACCGAAGACTGAGCAGCTAAAGGCTAAATCATTTACTGTGgaattataacaaaacaaaacaaacaaaaaaatctcagacttacatttaaaacagtttttaattgtaCATAAGTCTTTGTACATTGTAAATACCatctttttaaagcaaatatgTGTACATAGTAACTGCAATGTTACCAAATCAATTACCCTACCGTTCAAAGGTTTAGGGTCagtgagtttatttttttaataaatatttttaatgatgatattttattaaattggtAAAACATgagattacattatttttatgttgttaaaaaaaaattttaaatatagaacTTTCTTTtacactttatattcatcaaagaattctgcaAAACGtgtcaaggtttccacaaaagttctaagcagcacaaaaaaaacattccaacattgataataaaaaaatctatatatatcttGAGCACCATATCAACATATTAAAAAGATTTATGAAGGATTATGTAACCGACTGAGAGgtcatgaagactggagtaattgctgctgaaaactTTGATTTGCCATCGCAGGAAGGatttaaaaatttgaaaatattataataaaaagcataatacaatataatgtaataatatttcacaatattactatttttgaacaaatcaatgcAGCATAGTagattataagaaaaaaaaagagagaagaaaaaaaaacatatttcaggccccaaaacgtttgaacagtagtttattaATGTCACAAAATACATATCAGACCTCGTTACAACATTCTTATAACAACTAACAGCCACAAAATGTGATATTACAGTAGTTATTTTTGTTGTGCAGTCTATATTTTTCTGTATGCACATGCATTTGTATCAAGAACATCCTAAAAACCCTGTACAATGTCTGATATTCAATTTTTTGACTTCATGTCTATTAACCTGGTGGAAATCTATACTGTACTCCAAAAGCTGACAAAATAAACTtatcatatattaatattaatgacttAATTTCCTAACTCAGGGGtgtatgtaataaaatatttttgttttcactgtATATAGTATTCAACCCACGGATGTTTAAAATAAACCTGTTATCATTTCCATTCATCTTAATGGCAGCTGCTTTGACGCCCCCGATGTATGTGACCTCACAAGATAACTAGAAGGTATTTGCtaaattaaacatgcaatatAATGAGGGCGTGTAACAAATAATGTAGCAGAGTGAAATCAAAAACCATTGCTTTGACTTCCTGGAACAGGCACCCATCATTTGCAGGTCTATTTCACATCTTGTGCAAAATACAATGGGGTCTAAAAATCTGCAACCACATGGAAATTCTGCAACTCAAACCTGGAAATAACTAGAGTTTTAAACACAGGcacattatgatttaaaattaaaaagagaTATTTAAGACTATGAATTTATCCACTGAAGCGCATAAGATCAACAACGTAAGATCAAATGCATGCCTTTAttctcatttaacatttaactccCATTGATATGCTTAGTtgttaatagaaaaataaagaaataagaaaatcCAATATAGATGCATTTTTAGCAGTGGTCTCAGACTTTCTGATAAGTTCAGTCACGGCAGGAATTTTCCAGAAATTACTTCTGTGAATTACATACAGAAATCCTCCcattatgaaataatttttttgtaatgaaatCTCAATAAAGCAATCTGTGTTTTTCCTTACATTTTGTCTCTTTTTATCTGCTCATGTCCTCTTTGATATTCCAAACTTGTGTCTCTGAGCAGGAATGAAAGCCAGAGCACCACACACTTGACTCGGCTTTGGTAAACCTCATACAGCTCCAGGAGTTTtgagttttaaattaaatgtatgatttGGATTTACACTCCTTCGACAAGTCCTGTTTTGCTCCAGTAATGATTCTCTTTCCTCTCTGGGCTCTTGAGAGTCAAAAGTATTTGCATCCCTTATTTTGTCCAGGGCAGATTAGTGGCACCCGCAGGCTCTGACGACCATGTTGCGGTACTTTTTCAATATTACGTTGGAACTGTCATCAAAGTACAAAACTGAGATTCCGTGTAACTGCGTTGGAGCACAGCAGGGCTTCGGGACTGTTTCTGTGTTTATGAAATGGACCTAGGAAGAGAAGAAAAATACATGATTTGACATAATATAACCAACATTATAATTATAGCAACTGCAGAACATGTATGTAAAATATTGAATAGttcaatgaaacttttttttagtaATGACCACAGAACTCAGAGAACTCTGCAAATTTCTACACAATTTGATTGCCATCACAAGTTTTTCACCAATAAGATTTGCTGTGTTATTGGCATTTGGGCTCTATGTACAGTCGATGAGTTGATCAATAAGTAGATCAGATTTGTGAGTGAATTACTGATTCATTTTTATGGTGGACCTTTCATTGTATAGACAATCAGCTGAAACATTCAAATATCGAGTTTGATATTACATAGGCGTCAGTTTAACCtgacaaaatttcatttttttgggtaaactattcctttagttTTAGGAACTCACCAGTGTCTGTACAATTGCATGGTTTGTGGCATTCATATAAGAGTTTAAGGGGAACACACATTCTCCCTCACAGTAGTATGACGCGTAACCCTCTGGAGCAATGATCCAGTCCTGGAAACACAAGGGCGATGAGAAAGATGAGAGGAGATAAAATCATAAAGAGGAGTCTGAAAGAAGAAGCAGATTTCGGTACCTGCCATCCCAGATCTCTGAAGCTGACATACAGTTCATGCTTCTTGCAGCCTTGTTTGGGGTCTACGCTGGCGCCCTCTGCATAAAACAAGAGGAAAGAGAAATATGTTTTGCAATGCACATTTGTTAATTACATGTTAATAagctgtatgtttattaggattAGATAGTATGAAGGTATATATTTCtggtagaaaataaaataaaagagcatGAAGATGAAACAAAAAGTTCATAAAAAGTGTCACCTGCAGCCTCCGCTGTCTTCAGATCCACCTGGCTGGGTGCAACAGCGGGTTTGGGGTTTTTAGAGCGCTGGTGACCCCTCTGTTTGTTTCCTGGTGCTGAGCGAACACTGCGGAGATGGATTCCTGATGCTTTCAAAAATGCCACCATAAATGGCTGTTTGTTCTGAGGTCCTCGGCTGCCCACCAGACCTGCTCTCCTTGGGTTTATTCGTTCACCTGCAGAGGGCGACAGTGACGTGCATGATGACTGAAAAATAAATAGTCTACTAGAGTTCAAATCATAAACCTAACGTTCTGTGATCATGTTGTTCCAATAGTTTGAATAATCTTTCAACTGATTTGGTGCCTAGAACAACACTGGAAACCCCTGGCATTTCTGATATGAATATCTACTTCTGTGTTCCACGGATGAGAGaaatgtttggaacgacatgagggtgagtaaattatgacagaatctCAACTCTCCCCTATCCCAAATGGCTACTCTGCTATTAGGATGTTTTGCAGGTTCCGGTTAGCGTAAATATTTGAAGATACCCACCGTGTGCAGTTTCCAGAGATAGCTGCAGTCCCAAGTTCTGACCTGGGTTTATAACCCAGTGGTTAGTGGTGACCGTGAGGTCAAATACCAGCCAACCCTCTTCTGCTGCCCACAACACTCGCGAGTCTAGCAGGTACAGCTCCCTACACAGGGAAGACAACATACATGCGTCAACAGCTCtttattacaaacacaaaaaGTGGTTATGATCACtgaaacaatgaaaaacacaaacacacattttttttttttttttaatttgtgctcTTTACCAATGCTAAACACAATGCTAGAGTACTGCTATGCATCCGCTAGAATGTTCTGTGGTAACTAGTCCaactctatttttttattttcctgcatATTGATAGTAAAGTTGGTTTTAATTTCATACAGTTGAAAATGTCCATTGTATATTGTGAGTAATATATAAAGCACAGCTTTGTTGGTCAACGTGGTGAATTCCCAAGACTAACTTAAACCCATTGCGAAAATCCAACTGAAATAAACACAATGTAATTGAATTTGAACTNNNNNNNNNNNNNNNNNNNNNNNNNNNNNNNNNNNNNNNNNNNNNNNNNNNNNNNNNNNNNNNNNNNNNNNNNNNNNNNNNNNNNNNNNNNNNNNNNNNNNNNNNNNNNNNNNNNNNNNNNNNNNNNNNNNNNNNNNNNNNNNNNNNNNNNNNNNNNNNNNNNNNNNNNNNNNNNNNNNNNNNNNNNNNNNNNNNNNNNNNNNNNNNNNNNNNNNNNNNNNNNNNNNNNNNNNNNNNNNNNNNNNNNNNNNNNNNNNNNNNNNNNNNNNNNNNNNNNNNNNNNNNNNNNNNNNNNNNNNNNNNNNNNNNNNNNNNNNNNNNNNNNNNNNNNNNNNNNNNNNNNNNNNNNNNNNNNNNNNNNNNNNNNNNNNNNNNNNNNNNNNNNNNNNNNNNNNNNNNNNNNNNNNNNNNNNNNNNNNNNNNNNNNNNNNNNNNNNNNNNNNNNNNNNNNNNNNNNNNNNNNNNNNNNNNNNNNNNNNNNNNNNNNNNNNNNNNNNNNNGGATGTATTTTTAAGATTCTATGCTGCAAATTCTAAATATTCCACACACTTGTACCTTTGAAagtccagcatttagttgatcctgataactGTAATGTCTTTAAACACAATGGCTTTCTTCTACCATGAGGGGGTTTGGCATCATGACATTTGTGTTTCCAGATTTTAAAGAATTTGGCACATACAAATCTCCCCAGAATCCTGTATAAATCAACCAATCTGATGATGACTTTTTGTTTAGCCAATGGTCAACCAACGTGGATGTGACATCTGAAGATGGGACTAGGGATATAACTGCTATGCTGCTGTTGATGTGGCACAGCAAGTACCGATACTGCTTTGAGCATGCAAGaaatactgtgtaaaataaatgaaatacaccccccccccccctctatataacatacatgaaattacTCTAtaacagatctatacaggtggagctggggaaggtgtgGTTTTTTGAAGCatgctgcaactgctacagcaagcactagccTTGTATTTGACAAACTGAGCCATGTGAATGATGATGCAATTATatcagagatagacagacagacagacagacacacagacagatagatagatagagagatagagagaaagaaaagaaagatagaaagataCAGGCATAATACTGTACAAAACACAATACTCATAACTAGCTTTAGAATGTCCTTCACAATATGAATAATCCTGATTTCTCTTCTGTCCCACAGACAGCAACTTCCTCCTCGGGAATGCTCAGGGTCACCGTGGCTATCCCATTGTGTACTGTTCCGATGGATTCTGTGAGTTGACGGGGTTCGGAAGAACAGAGGTGATGCAGAAGAACTGCAGCTGTCATTTCTTGTATGGCTCGGACACTAGTGAGCAGATTACTCAGGGTGTGGAGAAAGCATTGGAGAGCAAGGAAGAGTACCAAGCTGAGGTGCAGTTCTACAAGAAGAATGGTAATAATACTGTGCTGTACATTACTTGTACTGCACGCAGCAGCCAATTTAATACAGGGCCCCCCAAAAAATTATTGTGTAGATTGTGAATGATTTCCAAGAACTGAGTTCCCTCACAGTGGTAGCCCTCAATTCTCAAAATTTCCCAATTGCACATTTTTATCCGACACAAATAAGCTGATGATCtaaatcaggtgtgttagatgagagGGACATAGAAAATGTTAGTGCCTGGGGGTGGGTGGGGGGTGGACTAGAACTGGGAACCACTGCCCTACTTCATCTACATTATATCACGGCTGTGACTTTGAGCAAAGCACTGTAATGAAATTTGCTGTCGTGTCTGTGCTATTAAGATTTAGAATTACTTTTAGGCCTTTTCCATTTTAGTAATGTCAAGTaaggtttatttgtatagcattttcacaatacacattgtttcaaagcagctttacagactgGATAACTATATTGTGTACAGTATCAATATGATAGAAAATTACCCATCTTTCACTTTGActttgtcactttcactttttcactccTGGTCTCCATCTCCCTGTacaagattttggtcatatcatTTAGGTAAAGTGGGACACTTCTTGTTAAACTTGTAATTTACATATTttcattatgcatttttattttaataaattaagttcttATGTTATTTGGAAGTAACCagtgaccattttgagatcatgcACTACAGACAAATGTATTTTCGCATAAAGTGGGCCATCTCATAAAGTGGGCCATCtatgatttaacaaaaaataaacctttatcttaattagaaatataaaatatttaaatataacacatatataaaaaaacaaaaacaaataagaggaacatttaaaatcacaaaattctAAAAGGCTGTTTTTTCCACACACAAAAAGTGAACTTTAATTGTGATAGTTTAATTGTGACAAACTTTATACACTGCATCTACATTTTGCTCCTCTCATCCTTTTTCCACTACAGATGcctcgttttcttttctttctttctttctttctttctttctttctttctttcttatctgTCTTGAATTTACATTTCTATGGCAAATTTGCCAGCAAATAGCAATTTATTTAATGAATGTGAGTAGAATTAGTGAAGGTTCATGGTGGGCCACTTTACCTGAAACCCACTGGTCCATATTATCTAGTACATTAAGCCAAAGTGGGCAAGAGCAGTATTTAAACACCTATTAGAAAAAAATAGGTATGTATTGTTTACATTTAGTGATCATTTCATGATGATGGATTCCTCTTTTGAGGTGTAGCCACGTTCACTAGGGTCCATTTTAGAGTCAAACTATTTCAAACTTAGTTTAGTGACAATGTACAGTAGAAGTAGGTAGCCAGTGTAGAGAAATTAAAATGGGGCTGATGTTATCATATATCTTGGCTCTTGCAAGCACTTTACCTGCTGCAAGCTGGAACTTATTTATAGAGCCTGCAGGTCATCCACTCAATAAAGCATTAGAAAAGTCTAGtgttgaggtcataaatgcatgaatcaTTTTCAGGATTAAAAACAGCATATGGTCACAGCTGGGTTATGTAATCACTTTTAAGGGGAAATTTAAAGTGATCCACCATTCATCATCAAAAGATTGCTATTAAACATAAACCCCCTTAACCTGTAGTAGACGATTTAACAAAACCGTGATTGGGCAACAAATTGTATTCTAACATTTGTACACTCACATGAGATCAAAACTGtactcatttttttcttttatgcattttAGTAACCTCCCTCAGTGTATTTTGCCATGTTGACATGGCATGACCGTTGGTGTTTCACTAATCATTGGAGGGAATACTCACATTCATTGGTAGCAACCTCTGTAGAAACAGTATAGTACCGTAGTGTTGTTTAGTGATGTGTGTGGTGCAAAAATTAGAGAATGGAGCA
It contains:
- the LOC127946378 gene encoding uncharacterized protein LOC127946378: MSNCTIFVVLMAKNKSSSILEKWDSAPIEQSSEPIFKTPSPFWNQDLIFRRPRQVRESTPDVVTGGFNFYSYSCDLGSVTTPDLSCVIGGNPIHPSQSLNSPSRRYLPPSSKLLVTNPNMLHSLGRSTSYWNYSTPEVGHGPVKGFRKLENPQIDPLSASYFYRGVVRDTLRSDIPTQEVKSCMQRERPRYSHWYHEPQNQRICSKRDHERHYVKNNPLLGSLLHTDSNREYFKHNMEYNHHQQLDLNYSTHAVPEESKQESEKLKSEELPLLVWREEAEKHNQQTNTSTHPKSSSSALRVLRRFAEGSLVELEGGRLKRVEDLKMDDLERCAQLHPELTLRRFTVLKMTPSNTPTLSCLHLEIEHDHSQLSLEVSEGLPFFVCGHGWSSCNPRHTSQTCRLQCRQLKVGDVCLALTQMPTSSSQPANQSLAEVGGDHTVPKFNAETNPTLQKETKSRKRHFTAPELREISKVRHTED
- the LOC127946081 gene encoding bone morphogenetic protein 7-like, with translation MLSSLCRELYLLDSRVLWAAEEGWLVFDLTVTTNHWVINPGQNLGLQLSLETAHGERINPRRAGLVGSRGPQNKQPFMVAFLKASGIHLRSVRSAPGNKQRGHQRSKNPKPAVAPSQVDLKTAEAAEGASVDPKQGCKKHELYVSFRDLGWQDWIIAPEGYASYYCEGECVFPLNSYMNATNHAIVQTLVHFINTETVPKPCCAPTQLHGISVLYFDDSSNVILKKYRNMVVRACGCH